The following nucleotide sequence is from Xiphophorus maculatus strain JP 163 A chromosome 22, X_maculatus-5.0-male, whole genome shotgun sequence.
CCTCCAGAATCCCCCTGAAACAACAGATGAATGGAAAATTAGAGTAgaatagagaaaaaaagtggCAGGTGGATGCAAAGTACACAGATACACCTAAACattcaaacataatttaaagcTACTGTAAAGCATAAAGCTGACTAACCTGGCAGGAATCAACTCCTCCTTGCAGGTAGCCGGCGCAGAACATGCCATTATTTAGGACGGCCCCGTAAATAGTGGGCTCAGAGCACTTTGCCTGGTTGATCAGCAGAACATTAGCCTCTAACAGGTGATTCGAGCCATAATTCGCTGCAGATGTGATTTTGAACAATTAGGACAAAACAGTTAGTTGTAGTAAACAGAGTGAACCAAATTATGAGGGAAAAGTCGCACACATACAGTCCTCTGTGGCCCCCCATCCAGAAATGGTGCATTCAGTCCCATCAGAGATTTGGCCACCGGGCAGACAAGCTGTCTTCACAAACTGGGTCTCATTTGCGCAAACTCCATCTCTCCCCCTGAGCCTTAACAAAGCTTAGAAAATACAGATCAGATTAATGTcacacaaatgttttcacaagGTAATTGTTACGAAAATGTAACACAAGAAAATCCTCAAATCAGTTTAGAAAATGAATACGAACCTCACTGGTTAGCAAAAATCACTGCCAGGGTTTGTTTTGATTCATTCAAAGGACAAATATCATTTTAGAGACATAAAACCTAAGAGTTTGAGTGTGACAAGTGGTATCCTTGTTTTAAGTACATAAAAACTTGCTCTCTAATCTAAATGAGGCTAATTTCACTACAGATACagaaagaaacatgttggtcaaACCTGCATCTATCTGATGGATTTTAGTTgtaccatttattttttacacccAGATCTAACACTTGCAAAAGTGTGCTTTTTATTCCCGCCATAGAGTGCCAGTGTGCTAGGTCTCTAAACTGCTGCTCTCAGACACTTCTTACTCCTCACTGAAAAACATCGCTACATAAATCTTCACTTTATGAACTCAAATTAGTCTGCTTTCAtgacttttttattctttcacactttttacatgtttagcAATTGTATTCTTGAGAATTCATATAACTATCAATTGTGAGTCTAAACACAATTGGAGGATAAAAATGGCTCTTTATGGAAGAAATACAGTGCAGTTTTACCTATGTCATTGTAAACAGCTGCAGAAGTCTCCCTGTAGTTCTCGTGGACAATCGCATTCTCAACTTCAATGACTTGAGCTGAAGGATCATGTGCGTCCAGTGACAGGCTACCCATCACCACCTGCATGTCCTTATTTTGTtcactgtgaaaaacaaaacatccagtAAACAAAAAAGCTGAATGAAAGTCATAATCTAAATTCTTCAGATTTGGAGGGTTGTTTTCTTACATGCAGTGTCCAGCTGTCAGAACCCAGCAACTCTTGATCAGAACTCCTCCACAGACGTGGCTGTATTTCATGTTGGAGTTCTTTGGTTTCTGTTGCACAGAAACCTGCCAGGGTACTGCTCCAGGACTGACTTTCAGACCCCCAAAGATTCGAGTTAAGATCTTTTTTGGTTGAGCCACTCCGCAAGTTTGAAACTGTTTTGGTGCAGGAGATGGAGATGGCACAACAGGGGAGTCTATTGGTTCTTGGGACGGCTGTGGAGCCTTGGTGGTCTTTGCTGCTTCAGTGGTAACTGGAGGCGGCTGAACGGTAGGAGGCTTAGGCTTGGGGCCACCACTAGGGGTCGGAGGGCCACCAGTAGGAGGTTTGGGTCCACctgaaaatgcaaacaaatagTTTGTCGTTTGTTGACCTCAACATGAGAGTCAGAAACCTACTAGGAGCTTTGTGCTGGACCTGTTGGTTCAGgacattttttcacatcacagtAGTCCCAAAACAATCTTCGTCCTCTTCTGAAAAAACACCAGGGCTTTGGTTCTCCATCTGGGTTTCTgcacattaaataaaaccaaagtaaGGTACCATAAATCCATGATGACTGTAGTTGTAATAcaaattatggaacaacttgcctttgcaggtcagggaggcctcttcactgtccacttttaaagctcgtcttaaaacccatctattttattttgctttcaactctagcgggatctagttttaaattgtatgtttttgtttttaaactgtaagtttttattttatgttttttttattgttatgttgtgttttgatgtacagcactttgtatcagctatggttgttttaaagtgctttataaataaagttggtatggtatggtatggtaatACAGTTCaggcttgtttttgttctgaccTGCAGAAGTTATGAGGGCCAAGGCCGTCGTCATTCTCAAACGAGTTGAAGGGATCAGCTCCTTTTTCCAGGATAAAGTGTGAGTTCCAGTAGAGGCAGTCAAAGCCATCATCTGTCTCGCTCACATTCCCACGGTAAGACTCGCCATCACCCACATAGCAGTCATTTGGACCTAAAAACACATCCAGTGTCTTAATAAGTAGAAAACTCACATAGTATGAATGCTTCACGTCTCCCACcccttttcttgtttctttgttctctttgttttaacttttttccaaagttttatttgacagacaataaacaaacaaagaaacgaAACACTTTGTATAGAGCAGTGAGCATTTGCAGTGAACCCCTCATGAGTCAATAACTTATAGAAACATATTAAGCTTAGTCTGCAAGTATTTTCTGATCTGTTTTACTTAGCAAGATACTGAAGTGAGGTTGCATGAaaagcatctgtgaacatcgGTTTTCACACAGATTCTTAACTTGTATCAAGTCTGATCAtatgttttgggtcattgttctgctggaagAACATTCTCAAGTCTTTAGCTGCATTcgacaggttttcttccagaactGTCCTGTTTTTAACTCCATCAGTCTTATCATCAACTTCTGACCTGCTTgagaaaaacattcccacagcatgatgttgctaCCACCCTGCTTCACCATATGAGTGTTGTGTTCAGGGTATTGGGCAGTGTAGAAGAAAAAATCCCTTTTCCTCTATGTTGGTGGAGTCCTATTCATACTTTGTGGTGTATAACAAACTTTCTTGActtgactttctttttctttacctcTCTTCCATCAAGACTAATACTTTGTACTTTCAAAAGATTATCCAAAGCTAAGAATTGACTTTTTCTTCTCCTGTAGCGCTAATGTTAGCACTAACTAaagttttccttctttctcgTCAGTTTAGGTGGGCGACATGTCTTGGTAGTTTTGACTCCACAGGTCTAGTCCATTTACCAATtatgtgacttctgaaggcaattggatgcattagattttatttagggacaCCAGAGTGAGAGAGTTGAAAACAAATGGAGGCCAtcctttttgactttttttaagaagacattttgaaacgGTAGTGATAgtgcaataaaatgtgttaagGTCAAAGAGATATAAAAAACTGCAGGATTCTGTGCACACACATTAGTCTTGGAAAACAAAGAGACTGATATAAGAGTGCAGTATTTACCAACATGACAGAAGCGTCCACTGAATCCTTCGCGACACTGACACTCAAAGTCATTCCCTTCCCGGATGCACTGGCCACCATTTCTGCACGGGTTTGGCACACACACAGAATCTTTGCACAAAAGAAGGATCAAATACACACAATAAACGTTTTAGAAAAGTAACTAGctgaaaatgtagttttgcTATTTGATCCTTACATCGTTTGCAGTCTGGAGGCTGGAACGGGTATTTGCATTTGCACTCATAGAAAGGAGCGGTTGAAGTCAGCACACACTCCCCCCGACCACAAACACCTATTCTGCACGCTTTCGGGGCTGACAACCATAAGCACAAACAGTAGCTGCTGATTTTACAGTCTCAGTTGGACACTGACAGGAACTTCAATAGGAAGAAGATGACAACTTCATCCTACCTTTCTCGCATTTCCTTCCCTTGAAAGGCGCAGGACAGTCACATTTGTACCCTCTCCTGCCTTTTTGCTTACACACACCGTTGTTAAGACAGGGATTGGGTGTGCATTCCCCTGGCAAATTAAATGGAACTAGGTTTTAATCAGGCAAAGAAAGACACAACTTTTTAAAGCGTAGGTCTCATCATTATACCATGTAGATCCTGAAGGTCATGAAGCCAGTCCATAGAAGGCTGATCTTCGTCGTCGTCATCAGATGACTCCTTGAAGATGACgtctaaaataatattttcatttcagatttggAATACGTCGtttcttttgttgaattttttaaattatagaatcagtattttatgacaaaatgGAGCTCCAACCTTCAATTATATCTtcaaatttttgcttttttttctccctcccttgTCCTCTTGATCcatgtttgtctttgtgtttgtctttgtgtttgggtTTCGACTGATTAATGAAAAATGACAGTTAGAAATTTGTTAaagcatttaataaataattccacaaaacacaataatggttttaataacaataaacatCATAGGATAGAACTAATTGagcaataataaaagaaaatacagttgTAATTAAGAGTGGTGCATTTACTACATTGTTTTAAGATAATACATGTTGTAAATACTTACTTCAGTGGGGATAAGGAGCACAGCCAAGAAGAGGAAAATGAGAAGGAGCTTCAGTTTCATGATGGCAGAGCACCAGACGACGTCTAGGAGGACCAAATGAGACTGTGCAGCGCTGCAGAGAACCTGACctttttcctacatttttacACAAGGACACTAACCTTTGAAACTTTAGTTTAATCTGGCACTCATCCATGATGCTGAGtcagttttattgatttaaacttTACAATAAGAGACCCCACAATGGTCTCTTAAGATGACATAAAGATGtttgtcaggtctaaataccatTGCATGTTTTTTAGTGTCATTTGTGACATGTTTGCAGACTTTTTACATTAAAAGCATCAAATTCTAAAAGTGAGCCCTGCACTTGCAACACAAATGCTCAGAGAGCATGTTTGCTAAAACCTCACTGTTTGTTTGCTTCTAGACTTTGAATCACATACCCTGGGCACATCAACAAGTGGACTATTTATACAGTGATGCAATTTCAGGACATGCATATTTCTGCAGGGACAtctgaataaatcagaatattattgaaaagttaatttgatTTCATAAATTAGTGAAAAGATTAAAATTCATGTAATATGTAAACTTGATGACACAAGttatatgtatttgttttttccgttttgtaaaagaataaaaagaagaaagaaacaaaaaagtaactaaacaaatataaaaatcagaCAATGATAACCTAATTAAATACATAatgtagttttcaaattatgCTTTCATTTCTAAGAGAAAAAAGCTACTGAAACCAACCGTCTGTGGGAACCTGACTGCTCCCCTTTGTGAACTAAcagttttggttcagtttaatTTCCCACAGTCACCATGATGATTATCTCATCTGTAGAACCAAGAAATCACCTAAATACAACCTGcatgacaacatgaagtagactaaaaatcttaaaaaacaCAGCATCATGGACTCACTAAAGAAATTCAATGACAGATTAGAAACAAAGTAAATGACATCTGTCTGTCTGGAAAAGATTACAAAGTCATTTCTAAGACTTTGGGACTCCAACCAAAGTGAAAGCCGTTATCTTGACCTGCATGGAAACATGGAACAAGCCCGTCtcaaagtcattaaaaatttaaaggCAGAACCTTTTGGACAATGTGAGTCATATCGGAGCTGGTGTAAAACTTTACACAGTATTTCAGAATAAGACAATTGAACTTATAGACCTCAATGAATTGTTGCAATCGATATCACCATGAACCATGTTCCTTAACAGAGCGTCATGAGGAAAAATGTCCGGTCACAGTTCACGACCTTAAGCTCAAGCACACTTGGGCTGCACAAGAGGATAACGATCCGAAGCACAGCAGCAGGTTCACCTCAGACaggctaaaaacaaaagtaggaTTTGGAGCAGCTCAGTTGAAATCtggacttaaatccaatttaatGCTGGAGCATCACCTCTAAATTAGAGGGTCATGATCAAGAATCTGTCTAGGTTTTTAAcaaggatatatatatatatatatatatatatatatatatatatatatatatatatatatatatatatatatatatattgctgcAGTTGTCAAATAAATTCAATTGATAAAATATgccaaactcaaggcctggAAGTCAAATCCAGCCCATCTCTAAAAACAGTCAcatgcttaaatattattttaacaatgaaattAAGGCAGTTTTTGTCCATATGCTGCCAAATTACTTcaatgtaaaaagatgctcCATATtgatcaataaaaatgaacattggTCATTGGCGGAGATGCTTACTGTATATTTGTTCTGTAAGCATAACATTCAAGTCTCCTTTAATGGAATTCCTAATTGTGAGCCAAATGaaacataatttcattttttattcattttatttgaatgaatgtgataaaagtcaaagtcaaaaagtcaaatcaaaaacaagaaatgtattatctatttaatttttgtcttaCAATGTAGCAATGAAACCAAATGcacaacataaaataagttAAGTTTGAATAGCTTAAAAGACACATGATTGGTGCTGTTGTGATTGGTGGGCTACAATGTAAATGGGACCCCAAATCCTGTGCTGCTCAGGGTCCCTAAAAAATCTTGTGCCAGCCCTGCATTTTTGTACATCATGTTCTTATGCAGCTACAGGTCACTTGTAGGAGACGATTCATTACAGATTAAAATAGGACTTGAATTggtgccgctgtggttgtgACCAGGACACAGGGCCAGGTGGAGGCACTCAGAGAAGGTTCCAGCACAGAATGAGAACAGTGGCGTCATTTTGTCCGCCTCTAGAAATGTCACCAGGCCGGCAGGAAAGCTGCACATAACACCAATTCGACAGAAACGTTTCGTAAAAGGCAGCTGGTGAGGCACCCCTCCATGCCAGGCTGTGTATTCCCCATCAAAGAACTCCACACACCAGGACACGGCGCCCCGACCCAGCCAGCACTCCTCAGATACGCCTTTGCGAGGAATGGAGGGGAAGGTAACACCAAGCTCCCAATACGTCTTCCCAGTCACATCAATTTCCCAGTAATGGCGGCCAAAGCTGAAGCCCTGCAGACTGATGACGTTGAGGGTGGTGTCAAACCGTCCTGGTTGGTCACGGAGTTTCTGCCAGGCGTCTGTGTAGGAGACGCTGTCACATTTAGGGGAGATGACCAACTTTGGGTGGGCCGTCTCTGGGTCCAGGTGCACCTCACTGGAATCTGGACACAAGTGAAGAAAATTCAGCATGAAATGTTTCCTAAAGAGATAGCAGTGTAATGAAGAAAGGTGATGTGGGAACTGACAGCTTTTCAGGAGCTTCTTCATTAACGGGATCTGCGAGCAGACAAGGAGCAGCATGCTGTTGGTGAGGCTGAGGATCTGGTTAGCTTTAGCTTCATCAAGGCTCACACTGCTGGGATCTGATTGGTTGAGGACATCCAACACTCTGACGAATAAAAACCATGAAGGAAGTATTACATATTGGCATAGTGCCTTGAAAATTCCTGCAAAATCTTTTTAGCAGAAATTTTCTTATCATGCCACAAGTATAAACTTCAGcttattttattaggattttatgatagatcaacacaaggtaattcataatttaagcaaaaaaaatcagcagaatatGTCTaggttttttaaatatatatctgATTAACCGTCAAGATAAATATTAGGATAGCTGATTACACAACAAACAATTGTaagaaaggaaaattaaatagagaaaaaagcAAGAGAGCCATGGTAACTGCAATGATCCACCACTCAgctgggagaatctgttgacaggaaacAAGTGGTGTGATTTACAAATCTTCTACCAAAGAGTGGCATGAGGTCTGACCAGACAAGACTGAAATTAAACTGTTTGTCCTACTTGCAAATTTGTATGTGTGGTGAAAAACTTGCAGTGTTCATAACCCTGAACAGACAATCCCctctgtaaaacatggtggtggtagcatcatgctgcagttttatttccttcttgCCAGATTGCTCTTCCTCTAatccagtgtttctcaattccagtcctcaggcccccctgccctgcatgttttaggtgtttcccttctgctgcacacctggattgaacctatgggtgatcaacaggtttctgcagcacttgatggtcatgcaatcatttgaatcagctgttctggaatagaggcacatctaaaacatgcagagcaggggggcctgaggactggaattgagaagcactgctcTAATCTGACTGATAATGATCTAATTTGGCAAAACAATCTCAAGATGTGCAACAACTACAACTTTAAGTGTTATATATGGTTCCATAAAGTACTAGACTCTGAGTGCTGAAAAAAatgtacaccacacttttcagatttttaaaaccatAAGTTATCTTCCTTGCACTTCTcagttatgcactactttgtgttggtcgtCACATAAAACCCTCTTATAATTCTCTGAAGAGGAATACTTTGTGAAGAATCACAAAATAGGAGTTGTAATTATCCATACCTATCTGCTGTCTCTGTGTCGTCCAGTTCAGCATGTAAAACGAACGACTGAGGAATAGTGGAAAATCTAGGTCAGCTGTAGGTTTTTGCTCTTTACATTTAAACTctcatatatgtttttttttgttttgtttttttttttttaccatagaATCAGGTTCTGTGTCACAGTGCTCCAAAACTAAAGAAAGTCTGGCCAAGTCCTGCTCTATTCCCTGGATCAGAGCACAGTTTCTCTCCATCAATCCATCTAAGGCAGAGACTGCAGCCCTCTCCTCCATCTCCAGGTGGGACAAGGTGAGCCGCAGGTCCTCCTCCAGAACCGTCTGGATCTCCTGATATTTCATCGCTACATTCTCTCTTATCGCTGCAGACTTTTTCTAGGTACAGTAGACattgaaatcaaataaaattctgcTGCTGGATTATTTGTAGAGAAATTGCTAAAATCTCTACACAGAGAGCCTTTTTCAGAAATCAGAGTAAAACTCACAGTGATTTCTGACTGACGGGCTGCCAGTTTCTTCAGTCTGTGTTTCACAGCATCCCTTTGCTTCTTCAAAGATACTAGATGCTTTTCTAATGTCTCCTGTGGGAAATGGTTGCACACTATTTAGCAAGCTTACTTCTGATGATTTGCtcactgtaaaatgtaaacTGCAACAAAGTAGTGACTGAGTGTGAACATTGTTTAAAGAGAGATCACTTTCTTGCATCACATCTTAGCACTGTAGCTGTtctgtaaattgtttttatgagATAAGTTTGGAATAACATGGACCAGGAAGCATACAGTACAAAAGGACTTTAATCCAAGCCAAGTTAAGCTTTTGGTGAGGCTATGATGTTAGAGTTTTAACAAAAGAGATGTTTTTGCTGTTCACAAGAATATGCAAAGGTGAACATAATTCACCTggaacatgattttaaaaataggGTCTCCTAAATCACTGTTTCAATATGGAGATGTGgcagaaaacatttccattttttaaaatgtttccatgtggACAGGGACTAAAGCATTTGCAGCAATTGCAACCAAAGGTATGTCTCTCGTATGTCTCTACAAGCCTTACATGGTTTGGGGAAATTTTCTAccattttctctgcagatgaAGATACAAGCTGTCATAGTTTTTCTTGAGAAACGTCTCTGTATTTGTCCTCTGTCACTTTAATGACAAGTCGCAAGGGGTAGAGGTCCATACCCACAGCgtcatgctgccaccaccatacttTACGGTGATGGTGTTAGTCAGGTCCTGAGCAGtggctgtttttttctcaagaCATAAAGCTTTGAATATAGGCCAAAAAAGACCTACCTCGCCTTTCTCAGACAAGAGACTTTTGTATATCTGTTCTAACAATCTATTGCAGATGTTTCTGCAAAATTAAAGCAACAAGTGGATTTAATTCTAACTCACGCTCAGTCAGCTCAACTTACCTCAGGTACCTCAGGAGGATCTGAAAGATCAGTGGAAATAAGATGCACCTGAGCTCAATTTTAAGTACTTTAGAAAAGggtatatttttatgtttgtttggtttttttttacaaatttataaaaatatctgaaatatgttTGCCTTTGCCATCatgcattattttgtgtgttaagtttcaaaaatgaaaacgaTATTCAAATCTGTATTTGAGAAACGTTatggggtgtaaatactttcaGATGGCACTTTATGTATATTCTGTAAAAACCAGCACTCTATTGATTTACATCATATATTGATTTTtatccacttttttttattatcttactCAATTGCACATTTCTGTGAATTTAAATATGCTATTTATTCAACTGTAcagtaaattttaaatgttgtaaatttgccTTTGCTGTACAGTCTCATTTCGTTTTGTTATGCATTTTCATCTGTGTGTGAGTCTACATGCTTCCAtttgcctgtcactttgctgctgatACACTCatggacaaagaaaaagaatatttctgttCTTGTGACAGTCCACCATAGCTTAAA
It contains:
- the habp2 gene encoding hyaluronan-binding protein 2, which translates into the protein MKLKLLLIFLFLAVLLIPTESKPKHKDKHKDKHGSRGQGREKKKQKFEDIIEDVIFKESSDDDDEDQPSMDWLHDLQDLHGECTPNPCLNNGVCKQKGRRGYKCDCPAPFKGRKCEKAPKACRIGVCGRGECVLTSTAPFYECKCKYPFQPPDCKRYSVCVPNPCRNGGQCIREGNDFECQCREGFSGRFCHVGPNDCYVGDGESYRGNVSETDDGFDCLYWNSHFILEKGADPFNSFENDDGLGPHNFCRNPDGEPKPWCFFRRGRRLFWDYCDVKKCPEPTGGPKPPTGGPPTPSGGPKPKPPTVQPPPVTTEAAKTTKAPQPSQEPIDSPVVPSPSPAPKQFQTCGVAQPKKILTRIFGGLKVSPGAVPWQVSVQQKPKNSNMKYSHVCGGVLIKSCWVLTAGHCIEQNKDMQVVMGSLSLDAHDPSAQVIEVENAIVHENYRETSAAVYNDIALLRLRGRDGVCANETQFVKTACLPGGQISDGTECTISGWGATEDSNYGSNHLLEANVLLINQAKCSEPTIYGAVLNNGMFCAGYLQGGVDSCQGDSGGPLTCKQNDTSVVYGVVSWGDQCGKENKPGVYSRVSTFLDWIKSKTQGHA
- the LOC106699657 gene encoding probable E3 ubiquitin-protein ligase TRIML1; this translates as MVENFPKPLCNHFPQETLEKHLVSLKKQRDAVKHRLKKLAARQSEITKKSAAIRENVAMKYQEIQTVLEEDLRLTLSHLEMEERAAVSALDGLMERNCALIQGIEQDLARLSLVLEHCDTEPDSMSFVLHAELDDTETADRVLDVLNQSDPSSVSLDEAKANQILSLTNSMLLLVCSQIPLMKKLLKSYSSEVHLDPETAHPKLVISPKCDSVSYTDAWQKLRDQPGRFDTTLNVISLQGFSFGRHYWEIDVTGKTYWELGVTFPSIPRKGVSEECWLGRGAVSWCVEFFDGEYTAWHGGVPHQLPFTKRFCRIGVMCSFPAGLVTFLEADKMTPLFSFCAGTFSECLHLALCPGHNHSGTNSSPILICNESSPTSDL